One window of the Piliocolobus tephrosceles isolate RC106 chromosome 17, ASM277652v3, whole genome shotgun sequence genome contains the following:
- the LOC111553856 gene encoding 5-hydroxyisourate hydrolase-like: MSSRAAPRLLRLQRHLGPQEGSSMEPTDSPLTTHVLDTASGLPARGLCLRLSWLEDHSQQWMELRTSYTDPDGRCPGLLMPDQMKAGTYKLTFDTEGYWRKRGQESFYPYVEVVFTITSNAQKFHVPLLLSPWSYTTYRGS, translated from the exons ATGAGCTCCCGGGCCGCCCCGCGGCTGCTGAGGCTCCAGCGACACCTGGGTCCCCAGGAG GGCAGCAGCATGGAGCCTACGGACAGCCCGCTGACCACCCACGTGCTGGACACCGCCTCGGGGCTCCCAGCCAGAGGCCTCTGTCTCCGCTTGTCCTGGCTGGAGGACCACAGCCAGCAGTGGATGGAGCTGAGGACAAG CTACACAGACCCAGATGGCCGCTGCCCTGGACTCCTGATGCCGGACCAGATGAAGGCAGGCACCTACAAGCTCACCTTCGACACTGAGGGCTACTGGAGGAAGAGGGGGCAGGAAAGCTTCTACCCATACGTGGAG GTTGTGTTCACCATCACCAGCAATGCCCAGAAGTTCCACGTGCCCCTGCTGCTGAGCCCCTGGTCCTACACCACCTATCGAGGGAGCTAG